The proteins below come from a single Magallana gigas chromosome 10, xbMagGiga1.1, whole genome shotgun sequence genomic window:
- the LOC109619579 gene encoding uncharacterized protein: MTGLYAVLGLVAFIMIDTSSAGSKYRIVQHNLWVTSWKRARDACRRSRGWDLAKIENRQENEALKYLLTTECNNGGDGWFIGGKSENGVWKWADNSDMLFNNFPPVRSSIPSLRRTIVINYAVIFKEDYQWGYVAPRPIPRMGYVCENMTC; the protein is encoded by the exons ATGACTGGACTATATGCTGTTCTTGGGCTTGTTGCTTTCATTATGATTG ACACGTCCAGTGCCGGGAGTAAGTACCGTATTGTGCAGCACAACTTATGGGTCACTTCCTGGAAGCGGGCACGTGACGCGTGCCGCCGGTCAAGAGGTTGGGACCTGGCTAAGATTGAGAACAGGCAGGAGAACGAGGCCTTGAAATATCTCCTCACCACGGAATGCA ACAATGGAGGTGATGGTTGGTTCATTGGGGGAAAATCCGAAAATGGCGTCTGGAAATGGGCAGACAACTCAGATATGCTGTTCAATAACTTCCCTCCCGTGCGCTCTTCTATTCCGAGTTTACGACGAACCATTGTTATCAATTACGCCGTCATATTCAAGGAAGATTACCAGTGGGGATATGTGGCCCCTCGACCTATTCCAAGAATGGGCTACGTCTGTGAAAACATGACCTGTTAA